GTAAGGCAGCGGCTTTTGATGCCGCCATGCGCAGGTTCGAATCCTGCCGCCCCAGCCAGAGACCTGAAGCCGAGCGCGAGCAGACGCACTGCGGCACGCTTGCTTTCCCTGCATCGTCCCGCATTGGTTTGGCCTGTCGTTCGCGGCCGGTAATCCGGGAGCCGAATTGAGAAGCTCGTGCAGGTCTGAAATAGGCCTCAGAATCATCGTGCTTTCATGCCCTAAGTGCCGCTCATCCCGACTGTCGACGACAAACTTGTCCAAGCCAATACGGTAAAGGAATTGCTCAGCATAAATAATGGGATGCGGGGTTCTCCACACATTGTTTCAGAACCGTGGAAGACTTGTGTCAAGCAATTGACGCAGTTGACATCGCACCCCGATTTCGTCTCTCTGGCCGCGCGCCGCCTTGTATGTGGCGCCTGAAACAGGAGAGTTTATGCGTGTATTTCCAGCTGCTTCCGTCACGGCTTTGATTGCAGCGCTCGCGCTTGCCGGCTGCGGCAAGGGCGAAAAGCAGGTTTCCGCAGAGAATGCGTCGCTCGAAAGCGTCGCGAGCCAGGCGAAGGACGCGATCAAACTGGAACCCGGACAGTGGGAAATGACGTTTGAAATCGGCAAGATGGAAATTCCCGGCATGCCCGCCGGCGCGCCGCAGATGAAGCAGGCCGCGCAAACTTCATCGACCTGCATCACGCCCGAGCAAGCGGCCAAGCCCGCCGGTGACATGTTTGCCGGCAAGGGCGCCGGAGACTGCAAGTTCGACTCGTTCAACATGGCGGGGGGCAAGCTTGATGCGGTCATGTCGTGCAAATTGCCAAACATGCCGGGTCAATCGAAGACGACCATGGCGGGCACTTATTCGCCGACTGCGTTCAGCAATGAGATCACCTCGTCCGTCTCGGGTATGCCAGGTGGGCAGACCATGACGATGCAGGCCAAATCGTCCGGTCGTCGCACCGGCGAGTGCGTCGCCAAGGCGAGCTGACCCTGACCTATTGGGCTCCGGGGATTGGATGACGTGCCGATCCCCGGGGCTTTCACATCTGACCGATCGCGGCCTCGATCTTCATCACCGTACCCCAGTTGCGATTGGTGCCCACCGCGCCGAGCGATTTCAACCCGAAGCCGCCGATCAGCTTCGATCCCGCAATCTCGCCATTGCCGAACCAGCAATAGAAATCGCCGCTCGCCGATCGTTCGACACGCTCGACGCCTTGCATGCGCCGGTGCAACTGGTCGAGCCCATGATCGGGCAGCGGATCGCGCATTGCCCAGGCAATCACCCGCGACGGCGTTGCTTCGGCTTCGGCCTTGAATGGATTGCCGGCGATCAGGGTGCGCCATTGCGCCGCCGTCTTGACGATGACCTCGGTCGCGCGGCCATATTCCTCGGCACAGGCTGATTCGAGCTCGCGCGTCAGCCGATCCACGCTCTTATGCGACCGGAACAGCAGATTGCCGGTGGCGATCACGGTCCGGGCGTCGGCCCCGCCGACCGCTTCGGCGATACGCAGCAACGCTTCGCGCGTCAGCCGGCGATCGCCGATCACCATGCTTCGGAACAGGGCGATTTTGATCGGCATCCGATCGTTCAAGCGCCGGCAGGATCGCAAGACTGCGGGCCTAGGGTGCGTTCGGGCGAATTCATCATCGGGATATCGCATGAATCGAGGGCAGATATCGAGTTCATCAGAGTCAACTTCCAAGGCCCCATGGATGTCGCTGCTACGCGTCTCCTGAAAGCCGCATGGCTCGACCTTTGGGCCGATCTCGATACAAGAAGCAATCAGCCGCGAAGAGGTTTGTCATGTCCCGGATTTGCCTGTCGCTTGTCCTGCTGCTCGCCGCGCTTGGCTGGTCCGCGCCGGCAATGTCGAGCGGTGATTTCGGATGTTCGACCTCCTGGAAGCTGAAACATCGCGACATGACCGGTTGCGACAATATGGCGATCCTGTCGCCCGGCAACGATACGCGGGTGAATCTGGTGCTGTTGATCGGTCGAGGCGCTCCGAAACAAGGTGTGATCCTGCCGGAATCTGCAGCGAAACCGGGTGCCTTGTTCGATTGGGCGATGTTTGCGGGTTATAATTATTCCGGCCCGGAAACGACCGCCAATCTCAATTATGCCAATGGCGAGGGATCTCGCTGCCTGAGCAACCATTTCGGCACCGATGATTTCGTGGCGGCGGTCGAGGCGGAGCGCAAGGTCCCGCAGCGTGATCGGGACGAATTGGTCCGCGCCCGACGCGCGTTGCAACCGAACTGCGCGGGCGCGGCTGGAGCGGCGCCGATCGCTCAGGCCATCCAGTCGCCGCGCGGAAAGTTATTCGAGCGCTATCTGACCGGCGCGGCAGCCTTTTATGCGGGGGATTATGACGCCGCCGCCACAGCGTTCCGGGGCCTGGCTGGCGCGGACCAGGCATGGGTCGCGGAAACGGTGCGCTATATGCTGGCGCGCGTCGAAGTGAACCGTGCCCAGGTCGATGCCTTTGACGAATATGGCTCCCCCAAAGAGGGGTTTTCGGCTCAGGCCGGGATCATCGACGCGGCCGAGGCCAATCTGCGCGACTATCTCCGCGCCTATCCGCAGGGGCGCTACAGCAACTCGGCGCAAGGCTTGTTGCGGCGGGTCTATTGGCTTGGGCGGCGGACCGACAAGCTGGTGGCGGAATATGTCGCGCTGTTCAGGCTCGCGCCGGAAAAGCGCGGTATCGAAACCGCGGACCTTGTGCAGGAAGTGGACAACAAGCTCCTGCCGCTGCTCACCACAGCCAATACGACCGATCCGATCCTGCTTGCCGTGATCGATCTCGCGCGGATGCGCGGGCCCGATAGCGATAAGCCAACGGACTGCTGCGGCACGCCGCTCACGCTTGACGAACTACAGGCGCAGCGCGCGCATTTTTCCGGCAATCCGGCGCTGTTCGAGCATTTGCTTGCCGTGCATGCGCTGTTTATCGACAAGCGTCCTGCCGACGTCCTGCGGCTCATTCCGGATGCGGCGCGGCAGCGCGGGTTCGACTATCTCCAGTTCAGCCGGCAGATGCTGCGCGGCATGGCGCTAGAGCAAAGCCGGGATCGTAACGCGCGCGGTTTCTGGGTCGAGATGCTACCCGGCGCGACTTTGCCGTTCGAACGCCCTGCGCTCGAACTCGCGCTGGCGCTGCACGACGAACGCTCCGCTGGCCTCGAGCGTATCTTCGCCAAGGAATCGCCGGTTCGAACACCGGATATCCGCGAGATATTGCTCAAGAATGTCGCGGGGCCGCAATTGCTCCGACGTCAGGCCAGAGACGGCGGCATTTCGCGCCACGAACGCGGCGTTGCGCTTGCCACCTTGCTGTACAAGGAGATGGGGCATGGCTTGTATCAGGACTTTCTCGACGACCTGAAATCCGTGCCGGCCAATGCGTCGGTCGAGGGCAGCCTTTATGATTTTGCCGCGACCAATGATCCGCCATTGGGAGTCTTTCTGAAGTCCGGCAATATGGGGGATTATGGCTGCGCAACTTTCCGACAGACCATGATATCGCTGGCGAAGGCGCCGCGCGATGTGACGGCGCGTCTGTGCCTGGCCGAATTCGTGCGGGCGAACAATTTCGATCAGTCCGAGTTTGACCGTCAGCCACCCGCTGACCAACTTGGCGGCACGCAATCGCTGTTTCCGGGCGAGCCCTATTCGCGGCTGGAAGTCTATAAGTCGATTATCGCCGACCCGCAGGCGCCCGCACGCGGCAAAGCCTATTCGCTGTATCGCGCGATCCATTGTTACGCACCGGGTGGCAGCAACGAATGTGGTGGGACCGACGTACCGCGCGCGCAGCGCAAGGCCTGGTTCGCCCGCTTGAAGAAGGATTATCCATCGTCGGAGTGGGCGCAGGACCTGCGATATTATTGGTAATCGATGATCCGCGGAACGATCGCCCTGATCCTGCTTGCGGTCGCGAGCGTGTCGCAATCACCGGTTCCGGCGGACCGGGTCGACGCGCGTCGTTACGATGCGTTCTGGCTATGGGCCGGGGTCAAGCCGCAACCGGTCCTGAAGCAGGCGAAGCGGATCTATTTGCTGCAAGGGCAGGTCGAGGCAGGCGACCCGGTGCGGCTGGTGCAGCAGCGCCCCGCCGTGCCGCATATCATCGGCCGGGAAATATGGATGGTGGTGCGGGTTGAAACGCTGGCCTGGTCGCCGCAGATTCATCAGCAGGTGAGGGAGCAGCTTGCCCGGTGGCGTGCCGCCGGCAATCACGTGGCCGGGATCCAGATCGATTTCGACGCCCGTACACGCCATCTCGACCATTATGCCGTGTTCCTGGCGGACCTACGCCGCCGCCTGCCGGCCGATTGCCGGCTGGGCATCACCGGATTGCTCGACTGGAGCGCCAATGGCGATCCCAAGGGGCTCGACGCACTGGCCGGCACGGTCGATGAGATCGTGCTGCAAATCTATCAGGGCCGTCGGGTTATCCCGGGCTATGCGAGCTATCTCTCCCGGCTCGATCGCATGAAGACGCCGTTCCGGATCGGTTTACTGCAGGGCGGCGAGTGGCAGCCGCCCGCCGCGCTGGAATCAAATCCGAACTTCAGGGGCTATGTCGTCTTCCTGCAAAACGGCGCGGCCGAATGAGCCGCGCCGGTCGCCCGAGCGTCGACGATCAGGCGCCGATCAGTTCGCGCCCGATGAGGAAGCGGCGGATTTCATTGGTACCCGCGCCGATATCGTAGAGCTTGGCATCACGCAGGAAGCGTTCGACCGGCCATTCCCTGGTATAGCCGGCGCCGCCGAGCGCCTGAATCGCTTCAAGCGAGGTCTTCACGGCATTTTCGGAGGCAAGCAGGATCGCACCGGCTGCGTCGAAACGCGTGGTCTTGCCCGCATCGCAGGCGCGCGCGACGGCATAGACATAGGCGCGGGCAGAATTAAGCGCGACATACATGTCGGCGACCTTGGCTTGCATCAGCTGAAAGCTGCCGATCGGCGTGCCGAACTGTTTCCGCTCGCGGACGTACGGCAGGACCACGTCGAGGCATGCCTGCATGATGCCGATCGGTCCGCCGGCAAGCACGGTGCGCTCATAATCAAGTCCCGACATCAGTACACCGACGCCCCCGTTGACCGGACCCATGACATTCTCCGCCGGGACTTCGCAATCTTCGAAAACCAGCTCGGCAGTGTCGGAGCCGCGCATGCCCATTTTGTCGAGCTTCTTCGAGACCGAGAAACCGGCCATGCCCTTTTCGATCAGGAATGCGGTGATGCCGCGCGGACCCGCCTCGCCATCGGTCTTGGCATAGACCACGAGCGTGTCGGCCTCGGTCGAATTGGTGATCCAGAATTTGGTGCCGTTGAGCAGATAGCGGTCATTGCCCTGCAAGGTCGCCTTGAGCTTCATCGAGACGACGTCGGAGCCGGAACCGGCCTCCGACATGGCAAGGCTGCCGACATGTTCGCCGGAGATGAGTTTGGGGAGATACTTTGCCTTTTGCTCATCATTGCCCCAGCGGCGGATCTGGTTGACGCACAGGTTCGAGTGCGCGCCATAGCTGAGCCCGATCGAGGCGGAGGCACGGCTGACTTCCTCCATCGCTATGACATGTTCGAGATAGCCGAGGCCCAGGCCGCCCCATTCTTCCTCGACGGTAATGCCATGCAGGCCGAGTTCGCCCATTTCCGGCCAGAGCGAGCGGTCGAACTTGTTGTTCTCGTCGATCTCGGCGGCGCGCGGCGCGATCCGGTCGGTCGCGAACCGCTCGGTCGTGTCGCGGATCATGTCGGCATTCTCGCCCAGGTTGAAATCCAGGGTCATGCTCATTGTCGCTCTCCAGCACTCGGTTGAGCGTTCCTCCTACCCGCCGATCTGGCGATGCGCCACAGTGTCACTATGCCGATCAGCAGCCATAATATGTTCAACACGGTTGATGGCAGCGCGCCATGCCAGCCGCTGTTGACGATGAAACAGGCCGCCCCGAGCAGATTCATCCACTGGAACGCAGCGGACTGGCCGGTGAGCCGGCCCGCCGAGACCATCAGATAGGCGACGAGAATGAGGACGGCGCCGGTCCATCCCACAATCTCGATCGCAATGTTCAAGCGGCAAGATTCCTGAGGACGTACTGCAGGATGCCGCCATGGAGGAAATACTCCAGTTCGTTGACGGTATCGATGCGGCAGCGAGTCATGAAGGTCTCGATCGTGCCATTGGCGCGGGTCAGGGTGACCTCGACATCCTGACGCGGGCGGATCTCGGCGACCTTCATGATGGTGAAGCTTTCCGATCCGTCCAGTTCGAGCGTCTGACGTGTCACGCCATCGGCGAACTGCAGCGGCAGCACCCCCATACCGACCAGGTTCGAGCGGTGGATGCGCTCGAAGCTCTCGGTGATCACCGCGCGCACACCAAGCAGATTGGTGCCCTTTGCCGCCCAGTCGCGCGACGATCCGGTGCCATATTCCTTGCCCGCGATGACGACCAGCGGCACGCCGTCCGCCTTGAAGCGCATCGCCGCGTCGTAGATCGGCATGAGCTCGCCCTTGTACGACGACATGCCGCCTTCGATGCCGGGGACCATTTCGTTCTTGATGCGAATATTGGCGAAGGTGCCGCGCATCATCACGTCATGGTTGCCGCGGCGCGCGCCATAGGAGTTGAAGTCGGCCTTGCTGACCTGATGCTCCTGCAGGAAAACGCCGGCGGGCGAATCCGCCTTGATCGACCCGGCCGGCGAGATGTGATCGGTAGTGATCGAATCGCCGAGAATGGCGAGCGGCCGTGCCTCGATGATGTCCTGCACGGGAGCCGGGGTCATCGTCATGCCGTCGAAATAGGGCGGGTTGGCGACATAGGTCGACCCGGCGCGCCACTGATAGGTATCCGATCCTTCGATCTGGATTCCGCTCCACTTCGCGTCACCCTGATAGACATTGCCGTAACGCGCGCGGAACATCGAATCGTCGATGTTCGCGGCCATCAACTCGTTGATCTCGGCATTGGTCGGCCACACGTCCTTCAGGAACACGTCCTGCCCGTCCGAGCCCTGGCCAAGCGGCGTTTCGATCATGTCCTCGGTAACGGTGCCCTTGATCGCATAAGCGACGACCAGTGGCGGTGAGGCGAGGAAATTGGCGCGCACATCGGGCGACACACGACCTTCGAAGTTGCGGTTGCCCGACAGTACCGACGCGGCAACGAGGTCGTTCTCGTTGATTGCCGCCGACAATTCGGTCGCAAGCGGGCCGGAATTGCCGATGCAGGTGGTGCAGCCATAACCGACCAGGTTGAAGCCCATCGCGTTGAGATCTTCGGTCAGCCCGGCCTTGTTGAGATAGTCGGTGACGACCTGCGATCCCGGTGCGAGCGAGGTCTTGACCCATGGTTTGGAGCTCAGGCCGGCGGCGCGCGCCTTGCGTGCGACCAGGCCTGCGGCGACCAGCACGCTTGGGTTCGAGGTGTTGGTGCAGCTGGTGATCGCGGCGATCACGACATCGCCGTCGCCGAGGTCATGGTCGCGGCCCTCGACCGCGACGCGGGTTGGACGGTTCTTGTTGTAAAGCTTGAACAGGTCGCCGTTGAACACTTCGTCGACCTTGGACAGCGAGACGCGATCCTGCGGGCGCTTCGGCCCGGCGAGCGACGCGGTGACTGTACCCATGTCGAGTTCGAGCGTGTCGGTGAATACCGGATCGACGCTGTCCGCATCATGCCACAGGCCTTGCGCCTTGCAATAGGCCTCGACCAGAGCGACGGTTTCGTCGGGTCGGCCGGTCAGCTTGAGATAATCGATCGTCTTGGTGTCGATCGGGAAGAAACCGCAGGTCGCGCCATATTCGGGGGCCATATTGGCGATGGTCGCTCGATCGGCAAGCGTCATCGTGTCGAGGCCGGGGCCGTAGAACTCCACGAAACGTCCGACCACGCCCTTGGCGCGGAGCATCTGCGTGACGGTCAGCACCAGGTCGGTCGCGGTGATGCCCTCGGCCATCGCGCCGGTCAGCTTGAAGCCGACGACTTCGGGAATGAGCATCGAGACCGGCTGGCCGAGCATTGCCGCTTCGGCTTCGATTCCGCCGACGCCCCAGCCGAGCACGCCCATGCCATTGACCATCGTGGTGTGGCTGTCGGTGCCGACCAATGTGTCGGGATAAGCGATGGTGGTGCCGTCGCCATAATCGCCGACGCTGTCGGTCGACCACACGCCGCGGCCGATATATTCCAGGTTCACCTGATGGCAGATGCCGGTGCCGGGGGGGACGACCGAGAAATTGTCGAGCGCCTTGGAGCCCCATTTGAGGAACTCGTAACGCTCCATGTTGCGGCTATATTCGAGATCGACATTGTCGGTGAACGCCTTGGGCGTGCCGAATTCATCGACCATCACCGAGTGATCGATGACCAGATGGACCGGTACCAGCGGGTTGATCTTGGCCGCGTCGCCGCCGAGCTTGGTGATCGCGTCGCGCATCGCTGCGAGATCGACCACGCAGGGAACGCCGGTGAAATCCTGCATCAGCACGCGCGCCGGGCGATACTGGATTTCGCGGTCGGAGCGGCGCTCCTGCTGCCAGTCGATGATCGCCTGCACATCGTCGGTGGTGACCGTCTTGCCGTCCTCGAAACGCAGCATGTTCTCGAGCAGCACCTTCATCGAGAAGGGCAGGCGCGAAATGTCGCCATATTTCTCCGCCGCGGTGGCGAGCGAATAATAATCGTAGGACTTGCCACCAACGGTGAGGGTCTTGCGAGCGGAGAGCGTGTCCTGGCCGATGGCGGTCATGTGGCGGAGAGTCCTTCCCGTTGTGCTCAGCCGGAGCGCGGCGGGGAGGCGGGACGTAAAGGCCCGCGCGGGCGCGCTAGCGGCATGTGCGAATGCCTAGAGGCGGGCGGGCTTTAGCAAGGGGGTGGGGCGGGGGGAAGGGCTGGTTGGATGCAGCGGTCATTCTCATCCTGACGTGATGTTCCGAGCAATTTCGATGCGCGCCGGATAGCGGTGGACGACGACGACTGAATCGCGTGGATTGACGGGCGATCGGGAATTCCGGGACACAGGTTTGCCGCACCGCCCCGGCAGCCGAGCGCGGTCTCACGCCGATCCGTTCGGATATGCGGCAATGCCTGACGAAGCGGCAGGCCACGGAAGCAATAAACCGATTGCGATACGAAATCGGGTCGATCTAGCTTGTCACCGATTGCATATTGCAATCAGATGCGCGCGATGGCCGCGCCGGGAAAGGATGTGGGTATGGCAAAGCTCGTATTCGGGATGAACCAGTCGCTGGACGGCTATGTCGATCATATGGCGTTCGCGCCGAGCCCCGAGTTATTCGACCACTTCATCGCCGAGGCTGAAGGGCAGGCGGGCAGCGTGTATGGGCGCAAGATGTACGAGATCATGCGTTACTGGGACGAGGATCGAACCGAATGGAAGGCGGCGGACCACGGCTTTGCGGCGGCGTGGCGGGCGCAGCCGAAATGGGTCGTCTCGCGATCGTCGCCGTCGGTCGGGCCCAATGCCAGCCTTGTCGAGGGCGATCTCGAGCATGCGATGCGTGCGTTGAAGGCCGAGCGCGAGGGGGAGATCGAAGTTGCCGGTCCGGACCTGGCGCAAAGCCTCACCAGACTTGGCCTGATCGACGAGTATCGTATCTACCTCCACCCCGTCGTGCTTGGCCGGGGCACGCCCTATTTCGCCGGAGCCCGGCCGCCGCTGCGCCTGATGGCTCATGACCGGATTACCGAAGATGTGATCAGGTTGACCTATGTTCCCGCCTGAACTCGTCAGGCGCCGCTGCACCATCCTCCTTCCTGGAGCACCGGCCAGCGCGCCTACGCAGGAGAATGGCTAATTCAATCCGCCACGTCACCGTGGTTGCCTCGTCTTCGAAGGATGCTTGCGGCACACAAACGTGGCGGGGCCTAACGGAACCCTTGTCCGGGCGGCGGGTTCGCCCGATAGGATGTGCGGCACATGCCGCTTCGGCGATGGGAGACAGGAAATGCGGACGGTTTTGATCGGGACGGCGGCGCTGGCGATGCTCGCTCTGGCCGGATGCGACGACAAAAGCATGGAAACCGGTATGCCTCTGGCGGGCGGCGCACATGCGGTGGCGATCCTCAAGACTGCGGCCGGCGCGGATGTCGGCCGAGTCAGCGCGAGCGAAGTCGCGGGCGGCCTGCGCTTCACCATCGACGCCAGGGGCATGCCGGCGGGTACGCACGGCGCGCATGTCCATACGACCGGGCTGTGCGAAGGGCCCGAATTCACCAGCGCGGGCGGCCATTGGAACCCGACCGGCATGAAGCATGGCTCGATGAACCCGCAAGGGCCGCATGAGGGCGACCTGCCCAATCTGATTATTGGTACCGATGGTCGCGGTACGCTCGGCATAACCATTCCGGGCGCGACCATGGCCGGGCTGCTCGATGGCGATGGATCCGCGCTGGTCGTTCATGCCGCTGCCGACGATCTGATGACCGATCCGTCGGGCAACAGCGGCGCGCGCATCGCCTGTGGGGTGTTCGGCGCGAGTTGATCTGGTTCAGCCGAGCGGCCAGCGCCCGATCGGCTCATAGTGGGCGGCGTCGCTGTCGAGATGGCTTTCGTACAGGATGATGTGCGCGATGGCGAAAGGCTCGCTGACCAGGCCGCTATGCGCGGCGAGCCATTCGCTGGTCTCGGCTTGCTGTCCGGCACGCCGGGAGAGGCGGGCCAGCGTGATGTGCGGTCGATAGGCGCGGCCCTCGGGCGGGAGGCCACAGCGGACCAGCGCATGATCGATCTTGCGGTGCAGCGCGGCGAGCGGCTCGTGTGGCAGGACCCCTGCCCATAGGCTGTCATTGCCGCTTTGCGGATCGAACCGGCCGACGCCGGAGAGGCGCAGGTCGAGCGCCTGCGCCTGGATGCTGCCCAGCGTCACGGCGATGTCCTCGGCCATGTGGCGATCGACTTTGCCGATATAACGCAGCGTCAGGTGAAGCTGCTCGTCATCTTGCCAGCGCGCATCGGGAACGCCGTCCATGATGAGGTCAAGCGTCTCACGGATCGGGGGGGGAGGGCGGAGCGCGACGAACAGGCGGTGCATCCGCTTCGTCTAGCCCGGACCGCATGGGCAACGCCAACCGCTTTCGCTTGAAAAAAAGCCCCGGACCGACGATATTGACGCTTATCCGGCATGAGGCCGGGCATAGGAGTTACTTCGACATGGCTAACTGGTCCGACCCCCGGCCGAACGCCGCGAACTTCGCGACGACGGGCGCGCGTACGGAAACGTACGATGCGGGTCTTCGCGCCTATATGCTGTCCGTCTATAATTACATGACGTCGGGCATCCTGCTGACCGGTGTGGTCGCGATGTTGTTCGCATCGACCGGCTATGCCGAGGCGGTGTTCTTGAACCCCGGCATCCTGAAATACGTCATCATGTTTGCGCCGCTCGGCTTCGTCTTCGCGATGAGCTTCGGCCAGGGCCGGATGTCGTTCCCGACGTTGCAAGCGATGTTCTGGGGCTTCGCGATCGCGATGGGGCTGTCGCTCTCGACCGTGTTCCTGCAATATACCGGAACGTCGATCGCCGGCGCTTTTTTCGCGACCGCATCGGGCTTTGCTGCCCTGTCGCTCTATGGATACACCACCAAGCGCGATCTGTCGGCGTTCGGTACCTTCCTGATCATGGGCCTGGTCGGCCTGATCGTCGCCAGCGTTGTCAGCATATTCCTGGCGCCCGAGGCGCAGCGTATGATGACTCTGATCATCAGTGCGGTCGGCGTGCTGCTGTTCGCGGGCCTTACCGCTTATGATACGCAGCGCACCAAGAGCATCTACGCACATGTCGCGGGCACCGCTGATGAGGGCCGTACGGTCATTATGTCGGCGCTGTCGCTGTATCTCGACTTCATCAACATGTTCCTGTTCATCCTGCGTCTCTTCGGTTCCAGCCGGAACTAAGGCAGGCGAAATGGTTCGGCGAAAGGCCTGGCGGGGAAACCTGCCGGGCCTTTTTCTTTGCGCGTGCGTTGGGGATGTTGAGCGAAGTCATTTCGCTTACATCTCGCTCCTCTAAGCAAGCTCAATCATCCATCGCGCCGTACCGGTGCGATCGGGATTCTCCGGGAACATCAATGCGCCTCTCGATCGACGTCATGCTGGATTATTTCGTCGACGACAGTGCGGAAGTGCTGTTGCAGATCGAGGCGGCGGCGATGGCCGATCAGTGGCTCGAACATCAGGATTTGCGCATCTATTGCAACGATCCGTTGCGCGCGGTGCCGGGCGAGGATGGGATTGGGCAGCGCACCTGGGCGCGTGGCACCGGGTCTTTTCAAGCGGAATATCGCGCGACTGTGGTGATCGACCGGGCCGGCGTCGATCTTTCGACTCTGCCGCCGACCGCGATGGCCGAGCTGCCGGCTGAAGCGATCCCCTATCTGTTGCCGAGCCGTTATTGCGAATCCGATCGGTTC
This portion of the Sphingomonas sp. So64.6b genome encodes:
- a CDS encoding DUF3617 domain-containing protein, with translation MAPETGEFMRVFPAASVTALIAALALAGCGKGEKQVSAENASLESVASQAKDAIKLEPGQWEMTFEIGKMEIPGMPAGAPQMKQAAQTSSTCITPEQAAKPAGDMFAGKGAGDCKFDSFNMAGGKLDAVMSCKLPNMPGQSKTTMAGTYSPTAFSNEITSSVSGMPGGQTMTMQAKSSGRRTGECVAKAS
- a CDS encoding DUF1697 domain-containing protein — encoded protein: MPIKIALFRSMVIGDRRLTREALLRIAEAVGGADARTVIATGNLLFRSHKSVDRLTRELESACAEEYGRATEVIVKTAAQWRTLIAGNPFKAEAEATPSRVIAWAMRDPLPDHGLDQLHRRMQGVERVERSASGDFYCWFGNGEIAGSKLIGGFGLKSLGAVGTNRNWGTVMKIEAAIGQM
- a CDS encoding outer membrane assembly lipoprotein YfiO, whose protein sequence is MSRICLSLVLLLAALGWSAPAMSSGDFGCSTSWKLKHRDMTGCDNMAILSPGNDTRVNLVLLIGRGAPKQGVILPESAAKPGALFDWAMFAGYNYSGPETTANLNYANGEGSRCLSNHFGTDDFVAAVEAERKVPQRDRDELVRARRALQPNCAGAAGAAPIAQAIQSPRGKLFERYLTGAAAFYAGDYDAAATAFRGLAGADQAWVAETVRYMLARVEVNRAQVDAFDEYGSPKEGFSAQAGIIDAAEANLRDYLRAYPQGRYSNSAQGLLRRVYWLGRRTDKLVAEYVALFRLAPEKRGIETADLVQEVDNKLLPLLTTANTTDPILLAVIDLARMRGPDSDKPTDCCGTPLTLDELQAQRAHFSGNPALFEHLLAVHALFIDKRPADVLRLIPDAARQRGFDYLQFSRQMLRGMALEQSRDRNARGFWVEMLPGATLPFERPALELALALHDERSAGLERIFAKESPVRTPDIREILLKNVAGPQLLRRQARDGGISRHERGVALATLLYKEMGHGLYQDFLDDLKSVPANASVEGSLYDFAATNDPPLGVFLKSGNMGDYGCATFRQTMISLAKAPRDVTARLCLAEFVRANNFDQSEFDRQPPADQLGGTQSLFPGEPYSRLEVYKSIIADPQAPARGKAYSLYRAIHCYAPGGSNECGGTDVPRAQRKAWFARLKKDYPSSEWAQDLRYYW
- a CDS encoding DUF3142 domain-containing protein translates to MIRGTIALILLAVASVSQSPVPADRVDARRYDAFWLWAGVKPQPVLKQAKRIYLLQGQVEAGDPVRLVQQRPAVPHIIGREIWMVVRVETLAWSPQIHQQVREQLARWRAAGNHVAGIQIDFDARTRHLDHYAVFLADLRRRLPADCRLGITGLLDWSANGDPKGLDALAGTVDEIVLQIYQGRRVIPGYASYLSRLDRMKTPFRIGLLQGGEWQPPAALESNPNFRGYVVFLQNGAAE
- a CDS encoding isovaleryl-CoA dehydrogenase; translation: MTLDFNLGENADMIRDTTERFATDRIAPRAAEIDENNKFDRSLWPEMGELGLHGITVEEEWGGLGLGYLEHVIAMEEVSRASASIGLSYGAHSNLCVNQIRRWGNDEQKAKYLPKLISGEHVGSLAMSEAGSGSDVVSMKLKATLQGNDRYLLNGTKFWITNSTEADTLVVYAKTDGEAGPRGITAFLIEKGMAGFSVSKKLDKMGMRGSDTAELVFEDCEVPAENVMGPVNGGVGVLMSGLDYERTVLAGGPIGIMQACLDVVLPYVRERKQFGTPIGSFQLMQAKVADMYVALNSARAYVYAVARACDAGKTTRFDAAGAILLASENAVKTSLEAIQALGGAGYTREWPVERFLRDAKLYDIGAGTNEIRRFLIGRELIGA
- the acnA gene encoding aconitate hydratase AcnA, whose translation is MTAIGQDTLSARKTLTVGGKSYDYYSLATAAEKYGDISRLPFSMKVLLENMLRFEDGKTVTTDDVQAIIDWQQERRSDREIQYRPARVLMQDFTGVPCVVDLAAMRDAITKLGGDAAKINPLVPVHLVIDHSVMVDEFGTPKAFTDNVDLEYSRNMERYEFLKWGSKALDNFSVVPPGTGICHQVNLEYIGRGVWSTDSVGDYGDGTTIAYPDTLVGTDSHTTMVNGMGVLGWGVGGIEAEAAMLGQPVSMLIPEVVGFKLTGAMAEGITATDLVLTVTQMLRAKGVVGRFVEFYGPGLDTMTLADRATIANMAPEYGATCGFFPIDTKTIDYLKLTGRPDETVALVEAYCKAQGLWHDADSVDPVFTDTLELDMGTVTASLAGPKRPQDRVSLSKVDEVFNGDLFKLYNKNRPTRVAVEGRDHDLGDGDVVIAAITSCTNTSNPSVLVAAGLVARKARAAGLSSKPWVKTSLAPGSQVVTDYLNKAGLTEDLNAMGFNLVGYGCTTCIGNSGPLATELSAAINENDLVAASVLSGNRNFEGRVSPDVRANFLASPPLVVAYAIKGTVTEDMIETPLGQGSDGQDVFLKDVWPTNAEINELMAANIDDSMFRARYGNVYQGDAKWSGIQIEGSDTYQWRAGSTYVANPPYFDGMTMTPAPVQDIIEARPLAILGDSITTDHISPAGSIKADSPAGVFLQEHQVSKADFNSYGARRGNHDVMMRGTFANIRIKNEMVPGIEGGMSSYKGELMPIYDAAMRFKADGVPLVVIAGKEYGTGSSRDWAAKGTNLLGVRAVITESFERIHRSNLVGMGVLPLQFADGVTRQTLELDGSESFTIMKVAEIRPRQDVEVTLTRANGTIETFMTRCRIDTVNELEYFLHGGILQYVLRNLAA
- a CDS encoding dihydrofolate reductase family protein is translated as MAKLVFGMNQSLDGYVDHMAFAPSPELFDHFIAEAEGQAGSVYGRKMYEIMRYWDEDRTEWKAADHGFAAAWRAQPKWVVSRSSPSVGPNASLVEGDLEHAMRALKAEREGEIEVAGPDLAQSLTRLGLIDEYRIYLHPVVLGRGTPYFAGARPPLRLMAHDRITEDVIRLTYVPA
- a CDS encoding superoxide dismutase family protein; this translates as MRTVLIGTAALAMLALAGCDDKSMETGMPLAGGAHAVAILKTAAGADVGRVSASEVAGGLRFTIDARGMPAGTHGAHVHTTGLCEGPEFTSAGGHWNPTGMKHGSMNPQGPHEGDLPNLIIGTDGRGTLGITIPGATMAGLLDGDGSALVVHAAADDLMTDPSGNSGARIACGVFGAS